A window of Vidua macroura isolate BioBank_ID:100142 chromosome 32, ASM2450914v1, whole genome shotgun sequence contains these coding sequences:
- the LOC128820887 gene encoding maestro heat-like repeat family member 5 produces the protein MEQRSLRGPKLAWVQEEEEGPGAAAVEEMKEVVRFKTLQEDAAVDRTQEQDPARGLFRRTVEVPAMVRYIHEWLMDNQFAEQRLNRALLDLTEEQPADVVMTLLCVAPSCDRAAFTMWKSIMCSPRTAEPVQLILLDVLGSWPEHSTFTSDGGKTGVFVLAATLVMWKILQVPCVPQMVTVYFPHLLVHLLFQVFFSTLDMPEEVDTFWKGCQQQYGLATSPNRFAVRTLKSLLCQMEHEDVVLAMERKRGWDTLLCADTHHYAVGLLAREISRVSIPLCSRIARYLLQLLNTLEPRWELPALAFLVEVLECLNLSGGSANRVLQILSRHLHSKCRDRRRLALRALLKLIDNPSMSEKMGSLTESLVELLCDADGEIVSMTVTLLSFISRDKDMLIASSIALRLVEALLPLFDHDNSQVQLLSILLFQTLVSLPLGKDKKALKTHVHQSLLPLFFHCHDEDGRVAQASQETLLCVAQFLKRRDLEKVVKNKKLWKFTECLLADDSSRAAEHLRQAMPYLESPQEPLREAAIRFLGMAGRQLRGKKEELQLICEALEGTANDISVAVGSLAIQTLYILQAVERAGYSILDSLHDQLRRAWRTRPRLLGLGWLRCWSCAEC, from the exons ATGGAGCAGAGATCCCTGAGAGGGCCCAAGCTGGcctgggtgcaggaggaggaagaaggccctggagctgccgCAGTAGAGGAGATGAAAGAGGTGGTGCGGTTCAAGACTCTACAGGagg atgcagccgTGGACCGCACACAAGAGCAGGACCCCGCCCGTGGCCTCTTCCGCAGAACAGTGGAG GTGCCCGCCATGGTGAGGTACATCCACGAGTGGCTCATGGACAATCAGTTTGCTGAGCAGAGACTGAACAGGGCCCTCCTGGATCTCACTGAAGAACAGCCTGCCGATGTAGTAATGACACTCCTGTGTGTGGCCCCATCCTGTGACAG agctgctttcaccATGTGGAAGAGCATCATGTGCTCGCCCAGGACTGCCGAGCCAGTGCAGCTGATACTCCTCGATGTGCTGGGGAGttggccagagcacagcacgTTCACCTCTGATGGGGGCAAAACGGGTGTCTTtgtcctggct GCAACTCTGGTGATGTGGAAGATCCTCCAGGTACCCTGTGTCCCACAGATGGTGACGGTGTATTTCCCCCACCTACTTGTGCATCTGCTATTCCAAGTGTTCTTCAGCACTCTGGATATGCCAGAGGAGGTCGATACCTTCTGGAAGGGATGCCAGCAGCAATACGGccttgccaccagccccaaCAG GTTTGCAGTGCGGACCCTgaagtccctgctctgccaaatGGAGCACGAGGATGTGGTGCTGGCAATGGAACGCAAGCGTGGCTGGGACACGCTGCTGTGTGCTGACACCCACcactatgccgtgggtctgctggccag GGAGATATCCCGTGTCTCCATCCCCTTGTGCTCCCGGATCGCTCGctacctgctccagctgctcaacACACTGGAGCCACGCTGGGAGCTGCCCGCCCTGGCgttccttgtggag gtcctcgagTGCCTGAACTTGAGTGGAGGCAGTGCTAACAGAGTCCTGCAAATCTTGTCAAGGCACCTGCACAGCAAGTGCAGGGACAGGCGTCGCCTGGCGCTCAGGGCCCTTCTCAAGCTCATTGACAATCcctcgatg agtgaaaaaatggGGAGCCTGACTGAAAGTCTTGTGGAGCTCCTGTGCGACGCAGATGGAGAGATAGTTAGCATGACAGTCACGCTCCTCAGCTTTATCTCCCGGGACAAGGACATGCTGATAGCCAGCTCCATTGCACTGCGGCTGGTTGAGGCGCTCTTGCCACTCTTTGACCAC GACAATAGCCAGgtgcagctgctctccatcctgctCTTCCAAACATTGGTGTCTCTTCCACTGGGAAAGGACAAAAAGGCCCTGAAGACACACGTGCACCAGAGTCTGCTGCCACTCTTCTTCCACTGCCATGACGAGGATGGGCGTGTGGCACAG gcttctCAGGAAACGCTGCTTTGTGTGGCCCAGTTCCTGAAGAGGAGGGATCTGGAAAAAGTGGTGAAGAACAAGAAGCTGTGGAAGTTCACCGAGTGCCTG ctggcagacgACAGCAgcagagcggccgagcacctgcgccAGGCCATGCCCTACCTGGAGAGCCCACAGGAgcccctgcgagaggcggccATCAGGTTCCTGG GGATGGCCGGGCGGCAGCtgagggggaagaaggaagagctcCAGCTCATCTGTGAgg CCCTTGAAGGCACGGCAAATGACATCAGCGTCGCCGTTGGAAGCCTGGCAATTCAAACATTGTACATCCTCCAGGCAGTAGAGAGAGCTGGATATTCCATCTTGGACAGCCTGCATGATCAGCTGCGCAGGGCATGGAGGACACGGCCTCGTCTCTTGGGGCTCGGCTGGCTgcgctgctggagctgtgcagagtgcTGA